The following coding sequences are from one Halorubrum sp. BOL3-1 window:
- a CDS encoding HVO_0476 family zinc finger protein, protein MSDIESGDRVGLPCPSCSPSEPTVHEVLRPGGQATVRCTECDHTHKSEIPEEETVAVTVVVSQDGDSFTTTMDIPAEGAVATGEEFVVDTDEALMQVRITGIELGPEERVEEAETTDVETLWTRAVDNVAVPVTLHPKDGDADQTRSLRVNVPGDYEFTVDETVEFGDEQFTVEGLQIREDAPEYRHEKLDHPGDLAYAKDLKRVYARDESLTAWSAW, encoded by the coding sequence ATGAGCGACATCGAGTCCGGAGACCGCGTCGGCCTCCCCTGTCCGTCGTGTTCCCCGTCCGAGCCGACCGTCCACGAGGTCCTGCGACCCGGCGGGCAGGCCACCGTGCGCTGTACCGAGTGCGACCACACGCACAAAAGCGAGATCCCCGAGGAGGAGACCGTCGCCGTGACGGTCGTCGTCTCGCAGGACGGCGACTCGTTCACGACGACGATGGACATCCCCGCGGAGGGTGCCGTCGCGACCGGCGAGGAGTTCGTCGTCGACACCGACGAGGCGCTGATGCAGGTGCGGATCACGGGGATCGAACTCGGTCCCGAAGAGCGCGTGGAGGAGGCGGAGACCACCGACGTGGAGACGCTGTGGACCCGCGCGGTCGACAACGTCGCGGTCCCCGTCACGCTCCATCCGAAGGACGGCGACGCGGACCAGACGCGGTCGCTGCGGGTGAACGTCCCCGGCGACTACGAGTTCACCGTCGACGAGACCGTCGAGTTCGGGGACGAGCAGTTCACCGTCGAGGGGCTCCAGATCCGCGAGGACGCCCCCGAGTACCGCCACGAGAAGCTCGACCATCCCGGCGACCTCGCCTACGCAAAGGACCTCAAGCGGGTGTACGCCCGCGACGAGAGCCTCACCGCGTGGTCTGCCTGGTAG
- a CDS encoding thioredoxin domain-containing protein, whose translation MQRRRFLTLAGTGAVGSLAGCGGSGGSAGEGGQSLREHPAAAGLDALPRRGPLDGHAVLTFEDPSCSRCRAFHEDVVPEIRSNVVDPGEGAYILRTYPVVYPWGEPATQALASTYARSDPAFWSLLDHYFTNQGQFEADDVLDRTEAFLGAETDLDGGAVVADAESETHDEAVRGNLAAADDAGLGRTTPVVLLFRDGEYVTSANGSVSYDLIAETLGVDG comes from the coding sequence ATGCAACGAAGACGGTTCCTGACCCTCGCCGGCACGGGCGCGGTCGGCTCGCTCGCGGGGTGTGGCGGCAGCGGCGGGTCGGCCGGCGAAGGCGGCCAGTCGCTCCGGGAGCATCCGGCCGCCGCGGGGTTGGACGCGCTGCCCCGTCGAGGCCCGCTGGACGGACACGCGGTGCTCACCTTCGAGGACCCGTCCTGCTCGCGGTGTCGCGCCTTCCACGAGGATGTCGTTCCCGAAATACGGTCGAACGTCGTCGATCCCGGCGAGGGGGCGTACATCCTCCGGACCTACCCGGTCGTCTACCCGTGGGGCGAGCCGGCGACGCAGGCGCTCGCGTCGACGTACGCCCGGAGCGACCCCGCCTTCTGGTCGCTGCTCGACCACTACTTCACCAACCAAGGCCAGTTCGAAGCGGACGACGTCCTCGATCGAACGGAGGCGTTCCTCGGCGCTGAGACCGACCTCGACGGCGGCGCGGTCGTCGCGGACGCCGAGAGCGAGACCCACGACGAGGCGGTCCGAGGTAACCTCGCCGCCGCCGACGACGCCGGTCTCGGCCGGACCACGCCGGTCGTCCTGCTCTTCCGGGACGGCGAGTACGTCACCTCGGCCAACGGGAGCGTGAGCTACGACCTCATCGCGGAGACGCTTGGGGTCGACGGCTGA
- the prs gene encoding ribose-phosphate diphosphokinase gives MIVPGSSSQLLAAALAEGTGRALATPTYDRFPDGEGLAAVPDFDGDEAVIVAATDSDEAWVELLQLQDAVREAGATDVTTVVPYVGYARQDASFGDGEPVSARAMARAISTGTDRVVLVNPHEATVAEFYDVPVETVDAAGVLAAPLPADLDDPLFLAPDEGATDVAATVRDAYGAGETDYFEKRRDRDTGEIDVSPSDASVADRDVVVVDDIIATGSTMSESVAVLTDRGAARVLTACVHPVLAANAVTKLRAAGVDRIVGSDTVERGCSVVSVAPAVADALDPA, from the coding sequence ATGATCGTACCCGGGTCCAGCTCGCAGCTGCTCGCGGCCGCGCTCGCCGAGGGGACGGGCCGGGCGCTCGCGACGCCCACCTACGACCGGTTCCCGGACGGGGAGGGGCTCGCCGCGGTGCCCGACTTCGACGGCGACGAGGCCGTGATCGTCGCCGCGACCGACTCCGACGAGGCGTGGGTCGAACTGCTCCAGCTACAGGACGCGGTCCGCGAGGCCGGCGCGACCGACGTGACGACCGTGGTTCCGTACGTGGGGTACGCGCGGCAGGACGCCTCGTTCGGGGACGGCGAACCGGTGTCCGCCCGCGCGATGGCGCGAGCGATCTCGACCGGGACGGACCGCGTCGTCCTCGTCAACCCCCACGAGGCGACCGTCGCGGAGTTCTACGACGTCCCGGTCGAGACGGTCGACGCCGCGGGCGTCCTCGCGGCGCCGCTCCCCGCCGACCTCGACGACCCGCTCTTCCTGGCGCCCGACGAGGGCGCCACCGACGTGGCCGCCACCGTCCGCGACGCGTACGGTGCCGGCGAGACGGACTACTTCGAGAAGCGCCGCGACCGCGACACGGGCGAGATAGATGTGTCCCCCTCCGACGCCTCCGTCGCGGACCGGGACGTGGTCGTCGTCGACGACATCATCGCGACCGGATCGACGATGAGCGAGTCGGTCGCCGTCCTCACCGACCGCGGTGCCGCGCGGGTGCTCACCGCCTGCGTCCATCCGGTCCTCGCCGCCAACGCGGTGACGAAGCTCCGCGCCGCCGGCGTCGACCGGATCGTCGGCAGCGACACCGTCGAGCGGGGCTGTAGCGTCGTCAGCGTCGCACCCGCCGTGGCCGACGCGCTGGATCCGGCCTGA